The Bacteroidales bacterium genome has a window encoding:
- a CDS encoding DUF4290 domain-containing protein yields MEYNTEREKLFLPEHGRNIQKMIESITKIEDKDKRTKYIYGLVNVLYNLNDGDNKDGNYLRKLWDQIHIMSNYELNVDSPFPPPTPEEIYAKPNRILYNSNRIKFRHYGNLTQMLINKVVNLPEGEKKDRAIVMLATQMKKLYLIWNRESVDDKLIIEDMQAIAEGKLDINNKIKLPSTALLLSQEKNRVLKSIEPEPAKGKNKGKKKNAVINKNKKIKARR; encoded by the coding sequence ATGGAATATAACACAGAGAGAGAGAAGTTATTTCTACCCGAACATGGCAGAAATATACAAAAGATGATTGAAAGCATTACAAAAATTGAAGACAAGGACAAACGCACAAAATATATTTACGGTTTGGTAAACGTACTTTACAACCTTAATGACGGCGACAATAAAGACGGCAACTATCTTCGTAAACTTTGGGATCAAATACATATTATGTCTAATTATGAGCTTAACGTTGATAGTCCTTTCCCTCCTCCAACACCGGAAGAAATATATGCAAAACCAAACAGGATTCTTTATAATTCAAATCGTATTAAATTCAGGCACTACGGCAATTTAACACAAATGCTAATAAACAAAGTTGTAAATCTTCCCGAAGGAGAGAAAAAAGATAGAGCTATTGTTATGTTAGCCACACAAATGAAAAAACTTTATCTTATTTGGAACCGAGAAAGTGTTGACGATAAGCTTATAATTGAAGATATGCAAGCTATAGCCGAAGGAAAGCTTGATATTAATAATAAGATAAAACTGCCTTCAACCGCTTTATTACTAAGTCAAGAGAAAAATAGAGTCTTAAAAAGTATTGAACCCGAACCTGCAAAGGGTAAGAATAAAGGCAAGAAGAAAAACGCAGTAATAAATAAAAACAAAAAAATAAAAGCCAGAAGATAA
- the murA gene encoding UDP-N-acetylglucosamine 1-carboxyvinyltransferase produces the protein MATTFKINGGKQLSGDITPQGAKNEALQVLCAALLTPEEINFTNVPDIIDVNKLLDLISYLGADVKRYQDKVSIKAENIFIGRMLDNDFALNAGKLRGSVMLVGPLLARYKHAYIYKPGGDKIGRRRLDTHFLGLEKLGAKLKYSNDNKFIIVEGKKLEGKYMLLDEASVTGTANIIMTAVMAEGKTTIFNAACEPYIVQLCRMLTKMGAKINGIGSNLLEITGVHKLKGCEHTLLPDMIEIGSFIGLAAMTNSEITIKNVCYDELGLIPTVFSRLGIKMERTGDDLLIPKQNHYEVETFFDGSIMNIADAPWPGFSPDLISIALVTAIQAKGSVLIHQKMFESRLFFVDKLIEMGAQVILCDPHRVTVIGLNREQQLRGIEMSSPDIRAGVALLIAALSAKGTSIIHNVDQIDRGYQNIDGRLNALGARIERI, from the coding sequence ATGGCAACAACATTTAAAATCAACGGCGGCAAACAACTAAGCGGCGACATTACTCCGCAAGGAGCTAAAAACGAAGCTCTTCAAGTACTCTGCGCTGCCCTGCTTACTCCCGAAGAAATAAATTTTACAAACGTTCCGGATATCATCGACGTAAATAAACTCTTGGATCTAATATCTTATTTAGGTGCGGATGTTAAGAGATATCAAGATAAAGTAAGTATTAAAGCCGAGAATATTTTTATTGGTAGAATGCTCGATAATGACTTTGCTTTAAATGCCGGAAAACTGAGAGGTTCGGTAATGCTTGTAGGTCCGTTACTTGCACGTTACAAACACGCATATATTTATAAACCCGGCGGTGATAAAATCGGCCGGCGCAGATTGGATACACATTTCCTCGGATTAGAAAAACTCGGCGCTAAATTAAAATATAGCAACGATAACAAATTCATCATTGTTGAAGGCAAAAAACTCGAAGGCAAATATATGCTTTTGGATGAAGCTTCGGTAACCGGAACGGCAAATATTATTATGACTGCCGTAATGGCTGAAGGGAAAACAACAATCTTCAATGCCGCTTGTGAACCGTATATTGTTCAATTATGTAGAATGTTGACAAAAATGGGTGCAAAAATAAACGGAATCGGATCTAATCTTTTGGAAATAACAGGAGTTCATAAACTTAAGGGTTGCGAACATACTTTACTGCCAGACATGATTGAAATAGGTTCATTTATTGGGTTGGCGGCAATGACTAATTCCGAAATTACAATTAAGAATGTATGTTATGATGAATTAGGACTAATTCCTACTGTTTTCAGCAGACTCGGAATAAAAATGGAAAGAACCGGTGATGATTTATTAATACCCAAACAAAATCATTATGAAGTAGAAACATTTTTCGACGGATCTATAATGAATATTGCCGATGCACCATGGCCGGGATTCTCTCCTGATTTGATAAGTATAGCACTTGTAACTGCTATCCAAGCCAAGGGAAGCGTTTTAATACATCAAAAAATGTTCGAAAGCAGATTGTTCTTTGTTGACAAACTTATTGAAATGGGCGCACAAGTTATTCTTTGTGACCCGCATAGAGTTACGGTAATCGGATTAAACCGGGAACAACAACTAAGAGGTATTGAAATGTCATCTCCCGATATTCGCGCCGGAGTAGCATTGTTGATTGCCGCACTTTCAGCCAAAGGCACAAGCAT